ATGGTCCTAGGTATTATTGAAATACCCAAAATTAAAAAACTATACCATGAAAAAAGCGCAAAATTACTTGATAACATTTCAGAAAAGGATGAAGGCGTTGAGGACAGTGATTTAAATGAATCTGTGCCATCTAAATTATCTAAGTTAAAGAAAAACCCATATTTTGCTGGTTTTATTTTCATATTTGTAATGGAACTTGGTGATAAAACTCAAGTCTTAACGATCACGCTTGCTTCTGTTTATTCTTCTACTATTGAAGTGTGGATTGGCTCTTTTTTAGCTCTTGCTAGTCTTGCATGGATGGGTGTTTTTTTTGGAGCATTTATAGCAAAAAAAATACCAAAGTTATATTTGAAACTAGGATCTGCAATAATTTTCATTAGCATAGGTTTAATTACATTACTCATCGCAATTTAACTTGTTAAATGTGTTCCTTTTAAAAAATGTGAATGCTCTGGAAAATTTCA
This Candidatus Nealsonbacteria bacterium DNA region includes the following protein-coding sequences:
- a CDS encoding TMEM165/GDT1 family protein encodes the protein MKYVLEHEKSYKIGIGATIGFAVIVSLGVFLGAVITKFIPISTIAIISGIIFMVLGIIEIPKIKKLYHEKSAKLLDNISEKDEGVEDSDLNESVPSKLSKLKKNPYFAGFIFIFVMELGDKTQVLTITLASVYSSTIEVWIGSFLALASLAWMGVFFGAFIAKKIPKLYLKLGSAIIFISIGLITLLIAI